One genomic region from Candidatus Binatia bacterium encodes:
- the treS gene encoding maltose alpha-D-glucosyltransferase has translation MANRSQQDKEVLSDDPLWYKDAVIYQLHVRAFRDSNEDGIGDFRGLTEKLDYLQDLGVTALWLLPFYSSPLRDDGYDIADYTNVHPNYGTLQDFKTFLKEAHRRGLRVITELVVNHTSDQHPWFQRARHAEPGTSARDFYVWSQTPDKYPEARIIFKDYEQSNWTWDPVAKAYYWHRFYSHQPDLNFDNPEVRKALFQALDFWLEMGIDGFRLDAVPYLYEREGTNCENLPESHAFLKDLRRYIDKKYPGRMLLAEANQWPEDAAAYFGQGDECNMAFHFPVMPRIFMAVHMEDNYPIIDILDQTPAIPESSQWALFLRNHDELTLEMVTDEDRDYMYKVYANDPQARVNLGIRRRLAPLLSNNRRKIELLSCLLFALPGTPIIYYGDEIGMGDNIYLGDRNGVRTPMQWSADRNAGFSHGNPQRLYLPVIIDPEYHYEAVNVEAQQQNLHSLLWWTKRLLQLRKSFHAFGRGTIEFLHPDNRKVLVFMRRLGDEMILVVANLSRFVQFAELDLSAYKGMVPVELFGRTPFPAIGELPYFITLGPHAFYWFKLEPARVPEVAAPPPDKLPVLETAGSWEGILQGKNRAALERILPEYLQKCRWFGGKARQVRAARIFDAYRASFDSSSAYFVFTEIQYAAGLPESYLVPLAFAPAERAAEIAQASRAAAVAQLKIRDGAQASEGILFDALADGGFCRALLEAIARKRRFKGEGGEIVALPSQRFRQIAGSSEAPLEPSPVKREQSNSSIVFGDRLILKVFRRLVEGVNPDLEIGRFITEKTGFGHTPPFAGALERQREKGEPITVGILQGFVQNQGDAWSYTLDALQRYFEGCLPRRADAAYLPLPKEHALDLVEKEIPPLAQEMIGAYIPSAELVGRRTAELHVALASDASDPAFAPESFTSFYRRSLYQSMRTLAKQAFTLLQKRMKLLPDGPQADARKVLGLEKEVYNRMRSILDLKINALRTRHHGDYHLGQLLYTGKDFVITDFEGEPARALSERRMKRSPLRDVAGMLRSFDYAAVSALKSGSVRAEDVSSLEPWSRFWNLWVSVVFLKSYLAVATRGGFLPKSKDEMKTLLDLYVLEKAIYELSYELNNRPEWVVVPIQGILDIVQPTR, from the coding sequence ATGGCCAACCGGAGCCAACAGGACAAAGAAGTTCTAAGCGACGATCCTCTCTGGTACAAGGACGCGGTCATCTACCAGCTCCATGTCCGCGCCTTCCGCGACAGCAACGAGGACGGCATCGGCGATTTCCGCGGCTTGACCGAGAAGCTCGATTATCTTCAGGACCTCGGCGTTACGGCCCTCTGGCTGCTACCGTTTTATTCGTCGCCGCTCCGCGACGACGGCTACGACATCGCCGACTACACCAACGTGCATCCGAACTACGGCACGCTCCAGGACTTCAAAACTTTTCTCAAGGAAGCGCACCGGCGCGGGCTCCGCGTCATCACGGAGCTGGTCGTCAACCACACCTCAGATCAGCACCCGTGGTTCCAGCGCGCGCGCCACGCCGAGCCGGGCACGAGCGCGCGCGATTTCTACGTATGGAGCCAGACGCCGGACAAATATCCAGAGGCGCGGATCATCTTCAAAGACTACGAGCAGTCCAACTGGACCTGGGACCCCGTGGCCAAGGCTTATTATTGGCACCGCTTTTATTCCCATCAGCCCGACTTGAACTTCGACAACCCCGAGGTGCGGAAGGCGCTTTTCCAGGCGCTCGATTTTTGGCTCGAGATGGGGATCGACGGCTTCAGACTCGACGCCGTGCCCTATCTCTACGAGCGCGAGGGAACCAATTGTGAAAATCTCCCCGAGTCGCATGCGTTCCTTAAGGATCTGCGCCGGTACATCGACAAGAAATATCCCGGGCGCATGCTGCTCGCCGAGGCCAACCAGTGGCCCGAGGACGCGGCGGCCTATTTCGGACAGGGCGACGAGTGCAATATGGCGTTCCACTTTCCCGTCATGCCGCGCATCTTCATGGCGGTGCATATGGAAGACAACTATCCCATTATCGACATCCTCGATCAGACGCCGGCGATTCCGGAGTCGAGCCAGTGGGCGCTGTTTTTAAGAAATCACGACGAGCTGACGTTGGAGATGGTCACGGACGAAGACCGCGACTACATGTACAAGGTCTACGCCAACGATCCCCAGGCGCGGGTGAACCTGGGCATCCGCCGGCGCCTGGCGCCGCTGCTCTCGAACAACCGGCGAAAAATCGAGCTGCTCAGTTGCCTGCTCTTCGCGCTTCCCGGCACGCCGATTATCTACTACGGCGACGAGATCGGCATGGGCGACAACATCTATCTCGGCGACCGCAACGGCGTGCGCACGCCCATGCAGTGGAGCGCCGACCGCAACGCCGGCTTCTCGCACGGCAACCCGCAGCGGCTCTATCTCCCGGTCATCATCGACCCCGAGTATCATTATGAAGCCGTCAACGTCGAGGCGCAGCAGCAGAACCTGCACTCGCTCTTGTGGTGGACCAAGCGCTTGCTGCAGCTCAGGAAAAGCTTCCATGCGTTCGGCCGCGGCACGATCGAGTTTTTACATCCCGACAATCGGAAGGTGCTGGTTTTCATGCGCCGGCTGGGCGACGAGATGATCCTCGTCGTCGCCAATCTCTCGCGCTTCGTCCAGTTCGCCGAGCTCGATCTCTCGGCCTACAAAGGGATGGTCCCGGTGGAGCTTTTCGGCCGCACGCCGTTCCCCGCGATCGGCGAGTTGCCCTATTTCATCACGCTCGGCCCGCACGCTTTTTACTGGTTCAAGCTCGAGCCGGCGCGCGTGCCGGAGGTCGCGGCGCCGCCGCCCGACAAGCTGCCGGTCCTGGAAACGGCGGGCTCCTGGGAAGGAATTCTCCAGGGAAAAAACCGGGCCGCGCTGGAAAGAATCCTGCCGGAGTATCTGCAAAAATGCCGCTGGTTCGGCGGCAAGGCGCGGCAGGTGAGAGCGGCGAGGATTTTCGACGCCTATCGGGCGTCTTTCGATTCGTCTTCGGCCTACTTCGTGTTCACCGAAATCCAGTATGCGGCGGGCCTGCCGGAAAGTTATCTCGTGCCGCTCGCGTTCGCTCCGGCGGAACGCGCCGCGGAGATCGCGCAGGCGAGCCGGGCCGCCGCCGTCGCGCAGCTTAAAATCCGCGACGGCGCGCAGGCGAGCGAAGGGATCTTATTCGACGCTCTCGCGGACGGCGGATTTTGCAGGGCGCTTTTGGAAGCGATCGCGCGCAAGCGCCGCTTCAAGGGAGAAGGCGGCGAGATCGTCGCGCTGCCCTCGCAGCGTTTTCGCCAGATCGCCGGCTCATCGGAGGCGCCGCTTGAGCCTTCGCCGGTGAAGCGCGAACAGAGCAACAGCTCGATCGTCTTCGGCGATCGGCTGATCCTCAAGGTGTTCAGAAGGCTCGTCGAAGGCGTCAATCCCGACCTGGAGATCGGCCGCTTCATCACGGAAAAGACCGGCTTCGGCCATACGCCGCCGTTCGCGGGCGCGCTCGAACGCCAGAGAGAAAAGGGCGAGCCGATCACGGTCGGCATTTTGCAGGGCTTCGTGCAAAACCAGGGAGACGCGTGGAGCTACACGCTCGACGCCTTGCAGCGTTACTTCGAGGGTTGCCTCCCCAGGCGGGCGGACGCCGCCTACCTTCCGCTCCCGAAGGAGCACGCTCTGGATCTAGTCGAGAAGGAGATTCCGCCGCTGGCGCAGGAGATGATCGGGGCGTATATCCCTTCGGCCGAGCTGGTGGGGCGGCGAACCGCCGAGCTGCACGTCGCTCTGGCCTCGGACGCGTCCGATCCCGCGTTCGCGCCGGAAAGCTTCACCTCGTTTTACCGGCGTTCGCTTTATCAAAGCATGCGGACGCTTGCCAAGCAGGCGTTCACGCTGCTGCAGAAACGCATGAAGCTTTTGCCCGACGGTCCTCAGGCCGACGCCAGGAAGGTTCTCGGCCTGGAGAAGGAAGTTTACAATCGGATGCGCTCGATTCTCGATCTCAAGATTAACGCGCTGCGCACGCGCCATCACGGCGATTATCACCTCGGACAACTGCTCTATACGGGAAAAGATTTCGTCATCACCGACTTCGAAGGTGAGCCGGCGCGCGCTCTCTCCGAGCGCCGGATGAAGCGCTCGCCGCTCCGGGATGTCGCCGGGATGCTCCGCTCGTTCGATTACGCCGCCGTCTCCGCGTTGAAGAGCGGCAGCGTCCGGGCCGAAGACGTGTCGAGTCTCGAGCCGTGGTCGCGTTTTTGGAATCTCTGGGTCTCGGTCGTGTTTTTAAAATCCTATCTGGCCGTCGCGACCCGGGGGGGATTTCTACCGAAATCCAAGGACGAGATGAAGACCCTGCTCGATCTCTACGTCCTGGAGAAAGCGATCTACGAGCTTAGCTACGAGCTCAACAACCGGCCGGAGTGGGTAGTCGTGCCGATCCAGGGCATACTAGATATTGTTCAACCCACCCGCTAA